In Embleya scabrispora, the DNA window GAACCGGTGCGTCGGCGGATGTTCGGCGAACACGTCGTCGTCGAGTTCGACACCGAAGCCGGGCGCGGTGGGGATCTCCACATGGCCGTCGGCGGTCACCGGCAGCGCGCCGCGCACCGCGTCGAAGACGTACGGCTCCAGCAGACCGTCGAAGGTCTCCAGGATCTTGAAGTTGGGAATCCCGAGCGCGGCGTGCACCGAAACCGTGGTGCACAGCGGGGAGTTGGAGTTGTGCGGGGCGACCATCACGCCGTGCGTGTCGGCGATCGCGGCCAGCTTGCGCACCTCGGTCAGGCCGCCGGCCATGGACAGGTCAGGCTGGATGATGTCCACGGCGTTGGTCGCGAACAACTGCTTGTACTCGTAGCGGTTGTGGAAGTGTTCGCCGCCGGAGATGGGGAACGGCGCACGGGCGCGCAGTTCCGCGTAGCGCTCGATGTGCGTCCAGGGCATCGGCTCCTCCAACCAGCCGATGTCGAACGGCTCCAACGCCCGCAGCAGTGCGGAGGCGGTGGTCATCGCGAAGCGGGCGTGCCCCTCGACGAACAGGTCCACGTCCGGCCCGATCGCCTCGCGGACCGCGCCGACCAGTTCGACCGACTGGCGCAGTTCGGCCCGGGACAACTCGTGCAGCCCGGCCCCGAACGGGTCGAACTTGAGCGCCGAATACCCCTTGGCCACGGTCTCCCGGGCCTTGGCCGCGAATACCGCCGGGTCGCGCTCGCCGTTGTACCAGCCGTTGGCGTACACCCGGACCCGGTTCCGGCAGGCGCCGCCGGTGAGCCGGTACACCGGCACGCCCAACGCCTTGCCCATCAGGTCGTGCATGGCCTGGTCGAAGCCGGAGAGCACGATGCCGCCGACGTCGCCGCCGCGCAGGAAGTCGCCCTGGTACAGGCGCAGCCAGATCTCCTCGGTGTCGAACGGGTCGGCGCCGATCAGGTGCCGCCGCGCCATCGCCTCGGCCAGTGCCGCGGTCTCGGCGACCCGGTAGGGGTGGGTGATCTCGCCGACGCCGGACAGGCCCTGGTCGGTGTGCACGCGGACATAGCCGAAGTCGCGCCACGCGGTGCCCAGGAGCAGGGTCTCGACGTGGGTGATCCGGCCGGCGGGTCCGGTGGGTCGGGTGCGGTCGACGACGAGCATCAGCGGGCCGTCCCCTCGGTCGCGCCGCCCATGGTGGAGGTGCCGGCGAGTTCGTCGATGCCGCCGTCCTTGATCGCGTCCTGCACGGCCAGTTCGGTGGCGGCGATCAGGTGGTCCACGTCGGCGTCGGTGTGCGCGTACGAGATGTGGCTGCGCTTGAGGTTCAACGGCAGTTCGAACACGCCGTGTTCGAGTAGTCGTCGGCGGTAGCCGATGAACAGGTTCGCGTCGTTGGCGAGCAGGTCGTCGTAGCCGCGCGGCATCCCGCCGGCCATGAAGTAGGTGACGAACACCGAGCCGTAGCCGGTGACCACGGCCGGGACGCCGAGCCGGGTGTACATCTCGGCCAGGCCGGTGCGCACCCGCTCGCCGAGGCGGAACACGTGCTCGTGGACCGGCTCCTCGCGCAGCTTGCGCAGCGTCTCCAGGGCGGCGGCGACCACCCACGGGTGGCCGTTGTAGGTGCCTGCGAAGAACGCGGGCGCGCCGGGGCGGGTGCTGAACTGCTCCATCAGGTCGGCCCGGCCGCCGAGCGCGCCGACCGGGGCGCCGTTGGCGATGGCCTTGCCGAAGGTGGTCAGGTCGGGGGTGATCCCGGCGATCTTCTGGTAGCCGCCGAGGTCGTGCCGAAAGCCGGTGATCACCTCGTCGAAGACCAGCACCGAGCCGTGCGCGGTGCACTGTTCGCGCAGCGTGGTGAGGAACTCGGCGTCGGGCAGCAGGCAGCCGACGTTGTGCGGGATCGGCTCCAGGATCACCGCGGCGATGTCCGCGCCGTGCTCGGCGAACGCGGCGCGCACCGCGGCCGGGTCGTTGAACGGCAGGACCAGGGTGGCGGCCAGCACCTCGGGCAGGATCCCGGTGGAGATCGGGTCGGGCGCGCCGACCGCCTCGGGGGAGGAGATCACGTTCAGGCTGACCGCGTCGTGCCAACCGTGGTAGCAGCCCTGGAACTTGACGATCAGTCGCCGACCGGTCACCGCGCGGGCGACCCGCAGCGCGTGG includes these proteins:
- a CDS encoding mandelate racemase/muconate lactonizing enzyme family protein; translation: MLVVDRTRPTGPAGRITHVETLLLGTAWRDFGYVRVHTDQGLSGVGEITHPYRVAETAALAEAMARRHLIGADPFDTEEIWLRLYQGDFLRGGDVGGIVLSGFDQAMHDLMGKALGVPVYRLTGGACRNRVRVYANGWYNGERDPAVFAAKARETVAKGYSALKFDPFGAGLHELSRAELRQSVELVGAVREAIGPDVDLFVEGHARFAMTTASALLRALEPFDIGWLEEPMPWTHIERYAELRARAPFPISGGEHFHNRYEYKQLFATNAVDIIQPDLSMAGGLTEVRKLAAIADTHGVMVAPHNSNSPLCTTVSVHAALGIPNFKILETFDGLLEPYVFDAVRGALPVTADGHVEIPTAPGFGVELDDDVFAEHPPTHRFWNMFSAGWEKRNRT
- a CDS encoding aspartate aminotransferase family protein, with the translated sequence MSVGTAATDSLPARALRVIPGGVNSGQRRIPGLTDLIVTGTSGANFTDAEGRVYTDYHSAFGPPLLGHNDPDVQRAVAEAATRLDLTGVAVTEGEVILAETLVELVPSVEKVLLTSTGSEATFHALRVARAVTGRRLIVKFQGCYHGWHDAVSLNVISSPEAVGAPDPISTGILPEVLAATLVLPFNDPAAVRAAFAEHGADIAAVILEPIPHNVGCLLPDAEFLTTLREQCTAHGSVLVFDEVITGFRHDLGGYQKIAGITPDLTTFGKAIANGAPVGALGGRADLMEQFSTRPGAPAFFAGTYNGHPWVVAAALETLRKLREEPVHEHVFRLGERVRTGLAEMYTRLGVPAVVTGYGSVFVTYFMAGGMPRGYDDLLANDANLFIGYRRRLLEHGVFELPLNLKRSHISYAHTDADVDHLIAATELAVQDAIKDGGIDELAGTSTMGGATEGTAR